GGTGGTGGCGGTGGTGACCGGGGTGGGAACACTCCGCCTGTTCGCGGAAGAGGCGCCAATCGACCACCGAGCAACATGGAGGCACCATCGCCTCAGCCTGCACACCGTCCACCCATGGGACCTGCAGGACCTCAAGAAGATTTATTCCGCAATCGACCCACCAGTGGCCGAGGTGGCGACCTGATCGATGATATCGTTCCCGAAGGGGGTCGGTCTGGACCAACTGGCAATCGCCGTGAAACGGAACCTACTCGCGAGAAAGAGCCTGAGCGCCGTGATGGCAGTAGCAGTGGTCGCAATCGACGCGATGGCCGTCGAAATGACCGCGAACGCAGCCGTCGAAGCGATGCAGGTGCTGGTGGAAGCCGCGACGAAAAAGGCACTGGCGAGCCCCGTGAGACCCTGCGCCGGGTTCAGAGCTCACGCGAAGAGCTGCGACGTCGAGACCGACGTGACCGCCCAGATGGACCGTCGGAAATGGCTGGACCAACACCTAGTAACAGTGAGACCCAAGAGGGTGAAGGTCGTTTGCGACCCTCATCCGCCATGGAGGCACCCCCACCCCCTCCGCCTCCGCCTCCCCCCATGCCGGAAGGAAACGAGCGTCGGTTCAATTCTGGCGACCGGGGTAGCCGGTCCGACAATCGGGATCGCGAGCGCGAGCGCCGGGGCGATCGACGTGACCGAGATCACCAGCGTGAGGGTGGCAGCGGCTCTGGAGGCTCTGGGCACCGTAAGCGCGGTCGACAGGGCCCTGATGATGGCACTGACGGTGGACGCGGCATGAGAATGGGAAATGATAACAAGCGTCCTCGTCGAGGAGCATGATTCTCACCGTTCACTATTGATACCCCATTGAAAGGAAATGATGGAAccttgcctttttttttgacatttACTATGCTACAAACCTCAAGTACTCCCCTACACTGGACTGTCTACTGTTTCCTATCTTGTCTTTGCATTTTGCCCGGTGTTTGGGGACAAACCACTTCACTTCTTTACTTGtacttttttctttcttttctaaaTGAACGTAACAGAAATGCGATATCCCAGGATCTTCGCTAATTAATTGCTTTCGATTGACTCCATAAGTACTACTCCGTTACCCTCCAGGCTTAACGGTCCGACATCCGATATCTCTGCCCCGCCTGACCCCTGCCGGCTAAACTTCGGACTCGCCACTACCTCCGTGGCCCTTTAAGAAAGCCGGTGGATTGTCTGAATCTCTTGAGATGTCATTTGTCTTAACCAACTCAGCATCTCATGTAGCCCATCATCATTGGACATTGCTCTACAGCTTCCCCGCCTACCTGGCTTCATCATCCCACACTTCATACATTGGAAAACACCAGACTTTCCAGCTTTGGTATAAAACGGATTGATTctgttctctttttttccagATCCTAACTGGATTGCTTCTTTTCATTTTTTGTGAGATCAGTAATCGCAAGCCCAATATCGAACAGTTACACTCTTGTCTTCAAAGCAATTGGACAAGAGCAAAATCAATTCATAAACAcccaagagaagaaaaacagCACTGCATGACATCATGGCTCGAATTGATGTCGAGAAATCCATCGAAGAGCTCACGCTCGGCGAGAAGGTAGCCCTCACAGCTGGTAAACCCCAATTTCCACTCCCAAAAATGCTGTCCCAGAACTCACTTCCCACTAGGCCGTGATTTCTGGCACACAGAATCAGTTCCACGCCTCAACATCCCTGCACTACGCATGTCCGACGGACCAAATGGCGTCCGTGGCACTCGCTTCTTCAACGGTATCCCAGCAGCATGCTTCCCCTGCGCAACGGCACTCGGCGCAACCTGGGATACCGAGCTGCTATCGCAGGTCGGCGCATTGATGGGCGATGAAGCGATCGCAAAAGGCACACACATCGTACTAGGCCCCACTATCAATACCCAGCGATCGCCGCTGGGCGGGCGCGGCTTCGAGTCCTTCTCGGAGGATGGTGTGCTTTCCGGTACGCTAGCTGGCCACTTCTGCAAGGCACTGCAGGAGAAGGGTGTTGCTGCTACGCTTAAGCACTTCGTCTGCAACGACCAGGAACATGAGCGGTTGGCTGTTAGCAGTATTCTGACTAACCGGGCACTGCGTGAGATTTACTTGATGCCGTTCCAGTTGGCTATGCGGATTTGTCGCTCGCGGTGTATTATGACCGCCTATAATAAGGTTAATGGGACTCATGTGAGTGAGAACAGGGGTATAATTGATGATATCTTGCGCAAGGAGTGGGGCTGGGACGGTCTTATCATCAGTGACTGGTGAGTATCGGTGACGGGTTCATCTTTGCCAGGTCTTTTGCTTATTCGGGGGCTGACGCTGGAGTTTCGTTTGGTAGGTTTGGTACCTACAGTACCTCTGATGCCATCATCGCCGGTCTCGATATCGAGATGCCCGGTAAGACTCGCTGGCGGGGTGGGGCTCTTGCACACGCCGTCTCGTCAAACAAGGTGACCCAATACCAGCTCGATGAACGCGTGCGCAATATCCTCAACCTCATAAACTGGGTTGAACCCCTAGGCATTCCCGAGGGAGCACCTGAGAAGGCTCTCAACCGGCCAGAAGACCAGGCTCTGATGCGCCGCGCTGCAGCCGAGTCTGTCGTGCTGATGAAGAACGATGGTGATATTCTTCCCCTTAAGAAGGATGGCTCTCTGCTGGTCATTGGACCGAACGCTAAGATTGCTGCCTACTGTGGTGGGGGCTCGGCCTCGCTGGCTCCTTACTACACTGTCACCCCGTTCGATGGCGTCTCCGCCAAGACCAAGGGAGAGGTCAAGTACAGCCAGGGCGTGTACTCTCACAAGGACCTGCCGCTCTTGGGTCCACTGCTGCGGACTGCAGACGGCAAGCCTGGCTTCACGTTCAAGGTTTACAATGAACACCCCAGCGCTGGCGAGGATCGACCGGTTTTGGACGAGTTACATCTACTCGAATCTTCCGGGTTCCTGATGGACTACGTCAACCCGAAGATCAAGTCTATGACCTACTATGTCGATATGGAGGGGACGTTTACCCCCGAAGAAAGCGGAATCTACGAATTCGGCGTGACAGTCGTCGGCACAGGCCAACTCTTCATCGACGGCGAAGTGGTCGTCGACAACACCAAGAACCAGAAGCAAGGCTCTGCCTTCTTCGGCACAGCCACTATCGAAGAGATCGGCACTAAAGAGCTTAAGGCCGGCCAGTCATACAAGGTTCTCTTCCAGTTCGGCAGCGCACCAACCTCAGACCTCGACACACGCGGAATTGTCGCCTTCGGCCCAGGCGGTTTCCGTTTCGGCGCCAGCCGACACGTGAGCCAAGAGGAACTGATCACCAACGCAGTCGAGCAAGCCAAAACCGCCGAGCAGGTCATCATCTTCGCCGGTCTCACCCAGGAATGGGAAACCGAGGGCCACGACCGCGAGCACATGGACCTCCCCCCCGGCAGCGACGAGCTGATCGGCCGCGTACTGGAGGTGAAGCCGAACGCAGTTGTCGTGATCCAGTCCGGCACGCCGGTCACGATGCCGTGGGCACAGAATGCCAAAGCGCTCGTGCAAGCCTGGTTCGGCGGCAACGAATGCGGTAACGGTATCGCAGACGTCCTCTACGGCGACGTCAACCCCTCCGCCAAGCTGCCAATCACCTTCCCCCGCCGTCTGCAAGATAACCCCTCCTACCTGAACTTCCGGTCCGAGCGCGGCCGCGTCCTCTACGGCGAGGACATCTACGTTGGCTACCGGTACTTCGAGAAAAGCGATGTGGCGCCTGGCTTCGCTTTCGGGCATGGTCTGTCGTACACGAGTTTCGCACGGTCGGATTTGCGCCTCGAGACTGTTCCCGAACAGAGTAAGTACACTGAGTCCGGTGAGCCTGTCACTGCGTCTGTGACTGTCTCCAATACGGGGTCTGTGGCCGGTGCCGAGATCGTGCAGCTCTGGATCGTGCCGCCGAAGACTGATGTTGGTCGTCCCGTGCGTGAGCTGAAGGCATTCCAGAAGGTTTTCTTGCAGCCTGGGGAGAGTAAGACTGTGCAGTTGGTTGTTGAGAAGAAGTTGGCTACGAGCTGGTGGGATGAGGAGCGGGAACAGTGGATCTCCGAGAAGGGAACTTACCAGGTTCTCGTTACGGGTACTGGGACGGAGGAGCTGCGTGCCGAGTTTGAGGTTGGTAGGACGAGGTTCTGGCTTGGTTTGTAGGACTGTGTTTGCTGTGTTTGCTGTGTTTGCTGTGTTTGGTTTTTAGATCGGACCATTGTCTCACGATTGtagggttttttttaatatgTGGGCTAGGCTGGCTTGGGATTTCTCGAACCCTCATGGTTTCGGTTCTGATTTTTGTTTTATCATTCTGTTAGTTTACACCATTGTACTCGATGAAGCAAAATCCAGGGCAGAATCTGGATGCATAGTGGTTCAGCGATATTCATGTTCTCCAGAACGTGGCGAACGCATGGACCGAGCAGAAAGAGAGACGGGCCAGGCTGTCAATGTTTGATGAAAAGGATGTTTTGAAAGGAACCTGATCTGACGCGAAGTAAAATCATTTGAAACAAAAATTACAGGTGAACATCCCAGAAATCGAGCAGTAGACCTGGTAAATGGTAAAAGAGCAGGTAAAGAAAAAGGGTATATATGCACAGAACAGAACagacatcaagatcaaaagacACCGAGAAAGGACAAAAACCACCTGCTCAAATCCCACGAATCCCACGTGAGGCATATTCAAACATCTCCAACACCCACAACCTGCTCCGATTAGCAAACCCCATTGTCATGATTCCTCCTCATGCCCAGCCCAGTCAACTTCTTCAACAAAAGGGAGGCCTTCTTTCGTCGGTTGTTTTGAGGCGGTGAAGTGGGCATCGCAACAGAGTAAACACACTCCTTGTGCTTGGACTCATTCGCCAAACAAGAAGCTGAGTAAGACACCCCACAATTGGACCCGGCAAACAGGGGTCCAGGCAAATGTTCCTTCGATGCACCCAATCTCGAATTACCGGTGTCAGGTCTCGACGTTGTGGCCCTTCCACCCagtgatgatgataatgaaACATCACTGTAGATGCTCGAGATCCGGTCCCCCCGATAATTCTTCGTCGGCCATGCATGGGAGTTGAATTCCCCTGTTGTTTGATAGGAACTGTAGAAGCGGGCCACTGAGTTGGGCTTTGCAGCTTGGATTGCTGGTGGCTTTGCTTCGTCGGTGAGGCGTTGGGTGTCTCTGCTAACGTGGATCCAGGTCCTGTCTGTGCTGCCGAGAGATGGTGCATCTTGTGGGGATATGGCGGGGGAAAAGGCGTCAGGTTTGTTCAAATATGGGTTGGTGTCGCTTTCGTTGAGCGAGCTAACTGGGCTGTCCAGAGTCGTTGGGTTGGATGGCCACTCGCTGTTGAGATGCGGGGGACTGTATGGGAATGGAACCGGGCTTGGAGAGAAGGATCGTTCCCTCTGGTTATCCTTTTCGTTTGTTGTTACTAGACTGTGGCTCCGGGGGCGGGATCCTGTTGATGGGCTGTGTGGCGGTGAAGCGTAAGGTTGTGCGTTGTAGAACCGTGCTGAGCTGTTTGTGCGCGATACACTGTTGCCGTAGGTTCTTCCTGGTTGGCTGGGAGAATTGAAGGTCATGCCAACACCAGAATCATGCCTCTTGGTGCTTTCAGCTTGGAGGCTGATTGGGTTGGGCGCCGACAGAAGAGTGACATTCTGTCTCAAGGACGAAGGCGCTGCTTCGACGCTAGTCTGACCAACGGGATACTGTCCAGCTGTCGACACCGGCACCTCGCTCCGATAGGACAATCCGGCTGGAATACCACGGTCTATGGTGTGAGATAGCATAGCACATGCATGCTTGATATCAGCTTCAAGGTCATCTCCAATCTCTTGGCGGTCAATAAGCGGCGATGCAGGGCGGAAGTAACCCGGCTCATCTATGAAACTGTAGCCCCGGATGGGATCCCCGCTGTCCCACGTTGGCTCATCGTGGGCGGGGGACTCGGGATTCGTCGCTGAGCGAGGACGACTGCTTGATGGACTGGGTTCAATGGGCAAGACCAGTGATTCCAGGCCTCGTGCGGAGTTGCTTCGGATGAAAGGCAAACGGTGACGTAACTTTGCTTTTGATGGATTGCGCTCCATCTCGGGATAGGTGGTTTTGCCACGAAGGAATAGAAGCGACAAATTATAGAAATGAATGGGGTCCTCAAATGACTCCAATACGCCCGATCAAAATCCAGGCAATTTCCCAACCTATGTGATGCCAAGTTCAACCCGTTGTCGGCACAACTGTCTGGTATGTGAAGGGGGAATGTAGATCCAGTCACCCAAAGACTGGGACAGCAGAGTTAAATAGAAAAAACCCCGAAAAAGACTTGAAACAATGCTAATTAGTTGACAGGGTAAAGATAGTGATACTAGAATTAGTCTGcataaagaaaaaaaaaaaaaaaaaaaaaaaagagctagATCGACAACACATTGAATCTCCACTTTTAGGGTCTCTACTTTCTTATTTTtctgctccgtactccgtacgaaAGGTCAAATTTGGGAAATTCAAGACTTAACCAATACTATTCGGTTAAATAGGTTAATTTGAAAAGGGTGTAAGCGCCAGAGTTAGACCACGTACACTAGTGTGTGACTCAGGGCTTTTGGCGCCAGCGAGTCTTCAGGCACTAACTGCATGTGGTAGCAGCGAGCAGGAAATCAAATATCTCCCCAAGTGTCCGACAAATCTGACCATTCAGCTCGGGCCAACTTATCGCTTTTTTTCCACTTCATATTGGACATGGgcttgtttctttttttagaTATGGCACTACTCAGGACGGGAGGACCTGTCCGATTTCAGTATAAACTAGATCCACCACCTTATGAGGTTCATCAATTCATGAATATTTGGCGGAGATCAAAAAGGGAGGCAAAAACCGAATTGGTCCATAGGTCCAAGtgtgattttgattttctaTTGAAAGGATGCGACGAGCGTGTCGCAAAGATAACCAATGGCTATCGTTACTGAAAACGGACCCATCACCCCCCGGCGGAGTATCGTTCCGGAAGAAATTGACCCAGAGGGCGGGTCTGATGGAGAGCAGTTGGATGCTTCTTTGACAGTCTTCTCGGACAAGGGCAAAAGCCAAGTGAGAGACGGGAGAGGCAGTTGGATGCTCATCTCCCTGACTGGCGGAACGGAAAAAAGAACGGCAACCTACTTCCCCTGATGCACCATGACATCTATCCGGTCGCGGACCCCTCGATAGGATTCTGGACCCAGACTAGAGTATGGGACTGGCGGCAGAAAGAACTGCGCCTACAATACTGTTTGGCATCTCAACGCTTTACCAAGCGGTGATATCCTCCACCTCGGCCTCACCAAAGGTACTGCTCTTCGTCAGCTTAGTGACACTGGCCACAGCAGCCGCACCATCGGCGCCCGACTTGGCCATGATATCGGGTAGGACTTCGTGGAAGAATTCGACAATGTGGCGGTTGACTTGCTCAAATTGAAGCAAGAACGCATCATGGCCTTCGGGGCTATCGATGCGCTTGAGGCGAGAGTCGGGGATGCCAGCTGCGATCTCCTGTTGTTCTGCAAATGTAAACAGACCATCCGACTCGATGCCTAGAACTAGAGCCGGCTGCTCGACGCGTCCGAGGGCTTCGAGGACGGTGTCCTCAGTGTCGGCGGTAGTGTTACCACGGCGGCGGGACACATCATGCGTATCGAGCTTGCGGGTCATGGCAATGTAGCAGTTGGCATCGAATCGCTTGACGAATTTATCACCCTGGTAACGAAGATATGACTGTGCGGAGAAGTAGGTCGGTGGACGAGGACGGCCGGATGTAGTCAGCTTGGGCTGTGTGTCGACTTCGGGGGCAAATGTCTTGGTGCCAGAGAATTGCGGATCCATGAACTGGACCTCGGCCTCGTTCACAGGAGCCGGTGAGCCTTGTCTGCTCTCCGAGCGTGAAGTTGTTCCGCCACGGTGTCCATCGTTGTGGATAGCCCAGTGCTCGTTCGGGGGGGTAGGGAGCTTTTCTGTGCCGTTGATGTTTCGCGGCTTGCTTGGATCCGGTACATTGCGACCGAACCGAGACTCGAATGAGTTGCGGCTACGGTAAGTGAGGAGTGCTGACATGCGAGCTGCACCGAGGCCGGTGGATGGCGGGTCATTAAATGCATAGTAGCCATCGTCATACTTCGGGTCGCTATAGATACTCTGCCGCTGTGCCTCGCCCCAGCTGATGCACCATGCGGAATGGCGTGCTGAAGTTGCAATTGGCACAATAGCACGCACATAGTCTTTGCCGAAAAATGCGTATTCCAAGGTGAGCATTCCACCCATGGATCCTCCGACCACCGCAGCAATCTGCTTTACACCGAGGTCATCCAGTACGAGTTTGTGGATGTTGACATCATCACGAACAGTCGTTAGGGGAAACTCAGGTCCATAGTAGCCATTTTCAGACTTCCCATCCTTGTACGTCACAGCACTCGCACTTCCGTACGGACTGCCCAAACTGTTGAGGCAGATCACGAAGAATCGAGAAACATCGAATGCTTGGCCAGGACCACCGAGGAGAGGGCCCCACCAGTCAGCGACATCGGCACTGCCACTAAGAGCGTGACAAATCACCAGCACATTATCACCGGTAGGAGCGAGCGTTCCACGCGTGGTGTATGCAACCGGGACGTTGTAAAGGATGACACCGGACTCAAGTTTGAATGAAGGGATGATCGCAATGGATTGCTCCTCAATCAACTGAGCATAAGGGTTCTCAGGTTGCGAATGGACCCTCTCTACGGGATTTAGTAGCCGTTCATCAATTAAAAGTGGGGGAGATAGACTGACGGTATTGCGCAGTAGGGGCACTGCTAGTTTCAGCCATCATGAAAACGAGACAACAAAATGCAAaatctcaaaaaaaaaaaaacttggaGTTGGAAATTGGGAACAGGTTGTACTTATAATGACAAAATCGAGTGAGTCAAAAACCCCGCAAAATTTTGGCCGGTACCGCTGGCAGAAAACAAAGTGTAATTTTATCACGTGCATTTTGTCACGTGCGGCTAGGGCTCGCTCCACACTTGACCTTTTTAATCTGTGCGAATTTTCTTCCTCCGTAGCCAACCACCCAACAAACCTTCTTACGAGCCAACCCCTCAAAACATTCAAAATGGTCAAGACTAAGAAGTCCGGTGACACCCTCTCCTCGCGCCTGGCGCTTGTGATGAAGTCTGGCAAGGGTAAGCAGGTCGTTTCGACCGCACAAATGAGCAGTTCACTGACACCTTCTCTCAGTTACCATGGGTACCAAGTCCACCATGAAGACTCTCCGCTCTGGCAAGGCCAAGCTGGTCCTCATCTCCGGAAACTGCCCTCCTCTGCGCAAGTCCGAGCTTGAGTACTACGCCATGCTCGCCAAGACCCCCGTTCACCACTTCAACGGCAACAACGTACGTTCCACTCCCCTTTCCTTCTGGTCGGCGGCCTGAAAAACCTGGTTGTCGCACCTCGGTGTCAGCTACACTACTCTGAGAAGAAGTTGGTCAAAACTACCACTTCGGAGAGTGAAGTTGCTCAGCGAAGGGATTCCCGCAAGGCATCCCGGAGAGCGAATTGGACTAACTCGCCCTATAGATTGAGCTCGGTACCGCTTGCGGTAAGCTCTTCCGCTGCTCCGCCATGGCCATCCTCGATGCTGGTGACTCCGACATCCTGAGCCGTGAGGCTTAAGCGTATCGCTCTGTTGCGAGCCAAATAAAAAGATATAATCTTGAACCATTCTTGAACAAAGCTTCTCCCAAAAATAATGATAGAAGTAAGGGAACTTCCGAGCTAAGCACATTCTAGATATGCGTGCAAAACTACTTGACCACTATGTTAAATGCGCTTGTCTTCGGACAAGGTCAGACGCTTCATAGAACTAGGCTAAAAAGTAATACCCAAACAGCCTTTCATAATCACAAGTCCGCCCGTTCCTGTTCAACTTGGGTTTGGTCTAGTATTTGTTAGGCTTCGTGGCGCTGATTCTAATTCTATGTTGGCCATGTACCAGCCGTAAATCACACCCAATAACCCACAAGACCATTATCATACAAGAGCTTGCAAGGCAAACCCGAAAAAAGCTTGGATAGATTCAAAATCTGAGCTCAGAGAGACTCCATGCCAAGTGAATCCGAAATTCCCCAAACCCCTAATTCTAAGAGCGCCCTAACAGATGCATACGCTATGCTGTGGAGATGGTCTAAACAAAACTCATGGAACAGGTAAACACGCCTCTTCTTCCCGATGGAGAACTCAATTTGTTGGCCCCGGGGGATCTACGGCTCTCGGTGAGCCTTTTTCGAGTCTCGCCGAGGTAGAACCTAACTAAGAATCTCTTTTAGTGGCATTCTCTGGCATTCTCAACATTGGGCGTGAATAAATTCAGCTTTGATGTCCGTGCCATTTCAACCCCCACACGACTCCGCAATCTTTGCGGGGAAAGATTTCAAGCACAAATAGCCTGTATTGCTCGGCTTGAACACATCACTAATTTAGCCTGAAGTTTCTTCGACAACGTTGTGCCACCGGCGAGTCCCCCGATGTCTGCCGGAATTTCCACATAAAGGGGGACTTTGATCTGCAGTGAGTGATTGGGTGTATGCACTCCAGACAAGAAACTCTTGCTACAATGCGTGCACTCCTGCTGTTTTCCTCCTTGGGCTTTGCAGCTGCTGAAAATGGCCTCAAAGGCTGGCTGCGGTACGCATCGTTGCCCTGTTCACGTCAATGTCATTCCAACGTCCCTTCGAGTATCGTCGCCCTCAATGCGACTGAGACAAGTCCGGTACATGTTGCGGGAACAGAGTTGCAGAATGGCCTCAAAGATGTTTATGAGAAGTGTTTGCAAATCACATATAACAAGTGCAAGACGTCTTCCTCGGTTTTTATTGGCACGGTTGGTCAACATCGAGAAATCTGTGGCGCTATGAACGATGTACCTGAACTGAAAGAAGATGGGTTTTGGCTCAACACCAAGGGAGAAAACATCTATATCCTCGGACAAAACGAGAGGGGTGCTCTTTATGGCACCTTTGAATACTTGTCGATGCTTTCACAGGGAAATTTCTCCAAGGTCGCCTATGCATCCAATCCTTCTGCCCCTATTCGCTGGGTGAATCAATGGGATGATATGGATGGG
Above is a window of Penicillium digitatum chromosome 2, complete sequence DNA encoding:
- a CDS encoding 60S ribosomal protein eL30, which produces MVKTKKSGDTLSSRLALVMKSGKVTMGTKSTMKTLRSGKAKLVLISGNCPPLRKSELEYYAMLAKTPVHHFNGNNIELGTACGKLFRCSAMAILDAGDSDILSREA
- a CDS encoding Homoserine O-acetyltransferase, putative, which codes for MAETSSAPTAQYQRVHSQPENPYAQLIEEQSIAIIPSFKLESGVILYNVPVAYTTRGTLAPTGDNVLVICHALSGSADVADWWGPLLGGPGQAFDVSRFFVICLNSLGSPYGSASAVTYKDGKSENGYYGPEFPLTTVRDDVNIHKLVLDDLGVKQIAAVVGGSMGGMLTLEYAFFGKDYVRAIVPIATSARHSAWCISWGEAQRQSIYSDPKYDDGYYAFNDPPSTGLGAARMSALLTYRSRNSFESRFGRNVPDPSKPRNINGTEKLPTPPNEHWAIHNDGHRGGTTSRSESRQGSPAPVNEAEVQFMDPQFSGTKTFAPEVDTQPKLTTSGRPRPPTYFSAQSYLRYQGDKFVKRFDANCYIAMTRKLDTHDVSRRRGNTTADTEDTVLEALGRVEQPALVLGIESDGLFTFAEQQEIAAGIPDSRLKRIDSPEGHDAFLLQFEQVNRHIVEFFHEVLPDIMAKSGADGAAAVASVTKLTKSSTFGEAEVEDITAW
- a CDS encoding Beta-glucosidase; its protein translation is MARIDVEKSIEELTLGEKVALTAGRDFWHTESVPRLNIPALRMSDGPNGVRGTRFFNGIPAACFPCATALGATWDTELLSQVGALMGDEAIAKGTHIVLGPTINTQRSPLGGRGFESFSEDGVLSGTLAGHFCKALQEKGVAATLKHFVCNDQEHERLAVSSILTNRALREIYLMPFQLAMRICRSRCIMTAYNKVNGTHVSENRGIIDDILRKEWGWDGLIISDWFGTYSTSDAIIAGLDIEMPGKTRWRGGALAHAVSSNKVTQYQLDERVRNILNLINWVEPLGIPEGAPEKALNRPEDQALMRRAAAESVVLMKNDGDILPLKKDGSLLVIGPNAKIAAYCGGGSASLAPYYTVTPFDGVSAKTKGEVKYSQGVYSHKDLPLLGPLLRTADGKPGFTFKVYNEHPSAGEDRPVLDELHLLESSGFLMDYVNPKIKSMTYYVDMEGTFTPEESGIYEFGVTVVGTGQLFIDGEVVVDNTKNQKQGSAFFGTATIEEIGTKELKAGQSYKVLFQFGSAPTSDLDTRGIVAFGPGGFRFGASRHVSQEELITNAVEQAKTAEQVIIFAGLTQEWETEGHDREHMDLPPGSDELIGRVLEVKPNAVVVIQSGTPVTMPWAQNAKALVQAWFGGNECGNGIADVLYGDVNPSAKLPITFPRRLQDNPSYLNFRSERGRVLYGEDIYVGYRYFEKSDVAPGFAFGHGLSYTSFARSDLRLETVPEQSKYTESGEPVTASVTVSNTGSVAGAEIVQLWIVPPKTDVGRPVRELKAFQKVFLQPGESKTVQLVVEKKLATSWWDEEREQWISEKGTYQVLVTGTGTEELRAEFEVGRTRFWLGL